In Erpetoichthys calabaricus chromosome 4, fErpCal1.3, whole genome shotgun sequence, one genomic interval encodes:
- the pomp gene encoding proteasome maturation protein has product MNTRGLRSQLKDSIPIADIAPQVGAYGVHDTLRKGFTSVKHELLPSHPLELSEKNFQANHDKMNFCTLRNIQGLHAPLKLQMEFRAAKQIQRLPFLPSSNIALDTLRGTDECIGFEDILNDPSQTEIMGEPHMMMEYKLGLI; this is encoded by the exons ATg AATACCAGAGGACTTCGATCTCAGCTTAAGGACAGCATCCCTATAGCAGATATTGCCCCCCAAGTTGGAGCTTATGGTGTTCATGATACTCTACGAAAGGG ATTTACCAGTGTGAAACATGAGCTTTTACCAAGTCATCCTTTGGagctttctgaaaaaaat tttcaggCTAATCATGATAAAATGAACTTCTGTACCTTGAGAAATATTCAGGGATTACATGCTCCACTAAAACTTCAAATGGAATTCAGGGCAGCAAAACAG ATACAACGACTTCCATTTCTTCCAAGCTCAAATATCGCACTTGACACTCTCAGGGGAACAGATGAATGCATTGGCTTTGAGGACATTTTGAATG ATCCATCACAAACTGAGATTATGGGTGAACCGCACATGATGATGGAATACAAGCTTGGATTGATATAA